The window ataataagaaaatatagTCAAGATTGAGATCATACCGATTCACTTATTTGATACATATGTGCAAAATTAAACTAGGTTGCTGAATCTAAGGATGCTACTAGCTCTAAAattgggcctaaaatatggagATTGAAACCTTGTTAATCTGGTATAGACAACAGGTTGTGACATCATTAACTTTTTTGGCAATGAGtcaaaagaaatggaatcttagaggaaattttgaaaaaatacaaaaaaaaaaagtatttgtgATCCAAAGGCAAAATGAATCATTCTATTTGTTCGACCAAAGCAAAAGAGACTATTCCTAATGCCAAAGATGGTAATTACTTACCTTTAGTCTAAGATTGAGTGTTGATGACAAATCACATCACTTACATTGCCCCGATAGTCACAAATCAGccaatcaaatccaaaagagTAAGCAAAGCCTGGACCCCTTTCacgtttttctttctttacaaTCCCACTGCTCTACAAACCCAAGAAGcagtaaaaaaaattccaatttaaAAGGCTTCCAATTGAACTTGTTTTCTGTTCAGCTTATTTATCAaactaagagaaaaaaaagttaagcTTATGGtggcagaagagagagagagagagaggggggggggaaggaattGGCAGAAGAGGGTACACCAgcatcttctcaatctctctctctctctcttaacatGAAATAACCTTGCTGCCCTCCTAAGTGTTAAACCATTCTCCcaatttaaaaataaaggagaatGACTATGAACTCCACATCTCATAGGGATTCATTCTGGTTACTTTGTTTCAATATGATTTGGGTCAAGGCATAGTTATAGCTTTGCTAGCTAGAAATATGGGGCCACAAGATGAGAGACGCAAAGCATTATCTCTCAATGAAAAATGCTTATATTCATATATATGCCAAAAGATTACTATTCTCCTTCAAAGCACATTACAGAAGCAGGGAATTCGGACAGAAAACGTCTGATATAGTTATTGAGATAAGTACTTACTGCTTAGGAATATTCTTGTTAATGTTTATTTATATGCAGATACTTCATCAATGCTATAACCTCATCTACCAGATCTAGCTGAATAACCTAAGCCATAGAAAGATACCGAGTCCATCAAAAGCTTTTTCCTCTCATTCTGATTTCTGGCCCAGTTTCTCAATTGCTCCAATGAATAGCAGGTGTGTTTCAATGATGCAGCCACCTTTCACCAAGTAGCCCATCGACTGGTTTTTGAGACTATTGAGAGACAGGAACATTGCCCAACCCCAATCCTTACTTGAGTCATAAAACCAATGTTGCACTGCACCCAAAAATAACAAATGCTCATGAAtttaggaacaagaaaatgattcaaccttttttttattccttagGCATGAACAAGTAAAAGACTAGCTTAAGGAGCTAATGGCAATGGGTGGAAACCAAACAAACGACTTTCCGTGCCACTGACTCACGTTAACAAATGTTCAAGAAtttaggaacaagaaaatgatTCAATCTTTAATTgattcaaccttttttttttttgtaactcCTTAGACATGAATTAAAAGACGAGCTTAAGGAGCTAATGGCAATGGGGAAAAACCAAACTAGACAAGCTTAAGGAGCTAATGGCAATGGAGGAAAACCAAACAAATGCTTTCAGTGGTACTCACTTTTCTTTTCCATGTGCTTGCCGTTGACCTGGTCCAACACTCGCAATTGTGCCTCCACATATACTCCTTGGCCGGGAAGAAGGGTTGAATAATCATTCAACTCCAGGAACAAAGAAAGGCTTTTTCCTTTCTGTTCCCCATGACCTTTAGGCCAGAGATTTACCCTCCTGAAATCAATAACTAAACAGTTTAAGACTTCAGCTGCTAGTTTGTGTGAAATCTAAAAATGGAGGCATAAATTGGTACCATTTATGACCACCAGCAGTGAACACTTCCGAGAAAAGGGATTCCGCAAACAATGCAGAGAAATTCTCTATCTTCCAGGTATGGTTACAAGTGTCAGGTCCAGCTGTCATCAACAAACACTCTCCTTTGCCTGAAACACTCTCTCTGTGGACAAAGACTTCAGCTCCAAACACACAAGTGTCGTTTACCAAGTATCCATTAGAAGGGTCATTGAATTGTTTCAAGCTAATTAATCTGTCGAACCCAGATTGCGTTCTTGATGCACGGAATCTTCTTGCTCTTCCATTGGAATCTAGTGTTATATATGGCAGTTTTTCAAGCGTAACAAATTAGACACATCACTAAATAAAACTAAGAGCTGAAGATGGAAGTTCCGTTAGATTTGACTCGTGTCATTCTCACAACCATTAAACAAAAATATTAGTAACACACAgcttatgaatgaaattttaaatTGATAAGTCTAATTGAAGAAAGCCACCTTGGATGCTCAAGTACTTGTCCTCAAGTTGGTCAAGCAAAAACAGCCTGAACAAGGCATGGACCTCCCAACCTCGAGAGAGGGAGTTTGTATCTGATATTACCAAGTAGAGAGAGATGTGTCCTTCCCCATTTTTGTCCTTGTTGCCTTTTGGGTGCAGACAGAGTTTCCTGAAATGCACCAATTATATGTGTCTAATAGTTAATAGTTAACATTATTCTCAAAAGGGgatgagggaagaaggaagaaaggagaaggggagggggaggaagcTGATGAAGACATAATAAATGTGATAAGCAAGTAATAAGCTAAATAAAATACCATTTGTAGCCACCAGCTTCGAAATTTCCGGACTCGTATCTTTCAAGTGATGACTTTGAGAGCGAAGAAAATGACTTAATCTTAAGTTCGAAGTGAGTTGGAGGTTCATCCCTCATTGTTCTTGACACTGCTGCAGAACATGAAATGGAAGTAAATTTTAAGTTCATGAAAAGGAAATTGACAGGAGGGACTGAGTGGAAAGTAGCCCACTGCAAACCTTCTTCACCCTTAATAGAGAAAAGCTCCATCTCGCCGGTTATAAATTTGTTCTTCGTTTCCATACTGCTAGCAAGTCTGAAGGTTGTTCAAGTGGAAAGGCTCCTTCTGATTCTGTGTCACATAGGGTAGAGATTAGACAGGAAGCAACTAAAAGATGCAGTGGTCTGTGTTAATGCACAGCATAACAGACTGTTCATGAGGGTGGATGTACTCAGTTCTACATTGGAAATCATAATTGGAGCTCAAAGTTACTTGCTGATATTCTCATAAATCCCCTTCCTATTGCTCTATTCAAGTTGTTCCAAGACAAAATACAAGGTCAGCAATGCAGAGTTTCACTTCAGAGGAGTGTTAAGGCTTCTCCCCAGACAGTTTGCCACATTATAGGCCGCCTTCAGTTACAACCACCTTATCCTTCTGCTATATATCCAATTGTATACTTTATATCATATTCTATTTAAAATCTTTgttataacaataaaaaaatcggGGATTTTATAGTTAAAATGGTCCGCTGTACTTATCACAATTGAGGGCAGGCCTCAGCGCAACAATAAGGTTtctccattgcaacctagtgcAGCACTTCACAATAAGGAATTTATATTTCACAGGGCTAAACTCAACTAAAAGACCCAGTGCAGCACTTCagaacattatttaaaaaaagaaaaaagaaaaaagactgTGATCTGATCTTCAGTATAAACAAGAATGACAGAAACAATTAATTAAGCAAATGAAGCTCCAGCACAATGACATGATCTGAATAAAttatagcccacctgagttatCACAAACACAGTTCATTAAACAAGTAGCTGCAGCCTGCAATGCAGAAGAATATACAAACCTATGCAAGGATAgtgttaaaacttaaaagaagcTACTCGAAATCATCAACTTGGAAGTCGGAAACACATGGGAAAACACTCGTTGGTTCCTCTTGTTTCGTTCTTCTGCGATTGAATTTGGAGGCTTGTGGgccaagaagaaacaaaagaaatcagtcaagaaaacccaaaacccttgtTAGCCTTTAGGTTTTTCAGAAACACGAACCTAATCTGCTGATCAGTGACACAGGGTATGAAGGGAGAGATATCTATACCCAACTCCAACAAGggaaaaccataaacccaagtCTAAAAAGAGATATCAACCAAAAATCCAAGGgctaaaaaaagagagaaagacttAGAGCGGCCAATGGCCGTGGTCTGCAACCGCGATGTTGACCAATAGACTCTCCCGCCTACCTCTCTCCCTTTCTGATCAATTTCGTTGGTCACTCAAAAGACTCGCACTTACAGCTTCCAACTCTTGACCGAGGAAGAAATGAAGGATCAAGTCTAGAAAGAGTTTAGAGTGAAGACTGAAAGTGAAAGAGCTCCTTTACTCTTTCtacttctcttttattttctttctatctttccttctcttttcctctctcctTGGTGGTGCTACTAAAGTACTAACTTCTTGAAATCAATTCAGGACAAAGGATTTATTTATCGGTATCGGCATGGGTATGGCCGATATCGATACAATACAGATTGGTATTAATAAGGATCGATGCGTATTGGTCATCTTTGCCATGCTTTTTCAAATTACCTTTCTTcactgttttacccctgaaatgaagGGGCAGCCGATCTAGATCgatcaagtatcagtatcaatattagctgatatcaatacttagaaccatgatccAGGATGAACGTTTGGAATATTGTTTtaagatcaaatttttttatatcaGAGTTACTAGAGATATATAATAGACGGAGTGGAAAGCCTAGATCTTAGAATAGCTTCTCTAGGAGATGAGCCATTTTTGACGTTTGGCCCTCAAATCATGATTTACTTCAACATATTCCGCAACCTACTCAAGGCAACTTGGCCATGGCTATCTCTTAAAACCTCTTTTAACACCTACCTACAATAATAGATCAATCTCGTCAATTTTGTAATATCTAGTGATTCCAAAGTTGTTAAATTCATAGGGTCAATTGCAAAGAAGTTATTATATACTTGAAGCACTAGTAGTATGGATATTGCTTCTAGAACCGAGTTTCCCCCACCATCCACCATGGCCATTCGACATTGTACAATGGAGGTAAAGACATGGAGAGTGGTGGGGGTCCCATCTGGACAGTCTCATCATTCAAATgccggtgaaggaaaactttgtcatGTTGTTTGTAACTCTAAAGATTAatgttatttgtttttctttggttataataataataataataataatgaataaataacttcaaattgatttataaaatggttcaaaaatacgtttttctcaaaaaattaaaattgttctaTTACATCAATTTGAAATACCTTAAAAATCAGAAATACATTGATAGTTCAATTTCTAAGAATAAATTctctatatttttttggtagaacgtGGTTATGGTAGGAATGTATGCAGGGTAGGGAGGAGGCGGGGATGGATGTGGATGAGTGTGGTGGTGGTAGCAACAATGGTGGCATAAAGTGACAATTAGGAGaagagtcttttatttttaacatgaaattatTGCTTTGTCCATCAAATTAACCATGAGTTCATTAAATTAATACTTTGTCCTATCAAATTAACCATGTGCATATTAGAAAACAAGAGAGATaacgatttcaatttcaaaattgaaacaatTCCTCAACTATTTCAAAATGTCTACtctatttgatttttatttcactgAAATAAGTTCTAAAAGTCAAACCAAACAATTTCCAAAATAAATACCAACCCCATAAAATGAAATAGAACTCATACTAAATCAAGCCTAATTTAATTTCAAACCCCATGAAAAGCAACTTCGACTACAATAAGCTAAAACTTCAATGAGACTCTACCCAAAAAACACACTTCAATAATGAGATGTTCACAAAGCCTTATATGGGGGCCACAAGTTGAGATAATTATGCCTCAATACTGAGCTCGTTAAAAGCTTCTCCTCTCATTTTGATTGTTTCGGGTGCGGTTTCTCAATTGCTCCAATGAGTAAAAGGTTTGCTTCAATGATACAGACATCTTCCACCAACTAGCCCTTCGATTGGTCTCTGAGAATACCAATAGGTATGAAATCTGACCAAACCCATTTCTCAAAAGAGCTTTTAAACCAATGCTCACTGCATCCAAAAACAAAAGTCCATTAATTTGTGCTCAAACAAGCTAATTTATGAGCTAATGGTAAAAGCAAACCAATTGTAGTTTTAGTAGTAGTGACTCGCATAAAAATCCTCTGCGATAAAACAGTGAGCGGCAGTGAGAATCCAATGTCCATGGTGCATGCCAGGGTCTTCTCAGTCGTTGAATTTTCATTGCCACTCACTACTCACCACGAAGGATTTGAACgcacgttttttttttccacgtGATTGCCTTTGAGCTGGTCCACTATTCGCAATTGATACTCCACATATACTCCGCGGTTGGGAAGAAAGGTTGCTGAATGATGCAATGCCAAGAATAAAGAAAGGCTGCCTTCCTGGTCTTCATCATCTCCATTGGGCCAGAGTTTTAATCCCCTGACCAAATCAACAACTTAACACTTCAAACATCAACTTTAAGTTAAAGAGTGAAGTGTAAATATGGTGGGAAGTTCAAATTTGTACCATTTATGACAACCAGCAGAAAAAACTTCAGAGGAAAGACATTGCCTAAACATGTGAAGATCATTGTGGTACATTTCAGAGAAATTCTTTATCTTCCAGGTATAATTACAAGTGACAGGACCTGGTGTCATAAAAAGATACTCCCCTTGGCCTAAAACACTCCATTTGTGGACAAAAACTTCAGCTCCAAACACACAAGTGTCTTCCACCAGGAATCCTTAATTGGGGTCATTGAATTCTTTGAGGGTAATGAATCTATCAAACCCAGATTCAGTCTTTGTTGCACAGAATCTTCTTGCTCTTCCATTGGCATCTAGAGTAAAAATAAGAGTATCAAAGGAATTTCTGTTAGATTTGGGTCTCATCATAAATCATGATCATCAAATAAAGCTATTAGTATTAACATCAACCTTGGAGGATCAAGTACTTGTCCCTAAGTTGGTCAAGCACCAACAACCTGAAAATGGCATGGACCTCTGAAACTGAAGAGAGGGAGTCTGTCTCTGACATCACCAAGTAGAGAGAGATGTGCCCTTCAGCATTTTTGTCCTTGTTTCCTTTTGGGTAAAGACACAGTTTCCTGTAATACACCAATTATATGTGTGAGTGTCCAATATTATtcacagaaaagaaaagggtaTTGAAGACTAAATAAGAAAAGGTAAAAAGATGAGTAAAGTGACCATTTGTATCCACCAGCTTCGAAATCTCCAGAATCGTATCTTTCAAGTGAGGAGTTTGAGAGCAAGGAAAATGATTTAATCCTAAGTGCAAAGTGAGTTGGAGGTTCATTTTCTTACTGTTCTTAAGATTTCTGCATCAGAGCATGTAATGTTTGTAAATATTAAGTTaaacgaaaaaagaaaaggagtggATGGATTGAGTGGAGGTATGAACCTTCTTTGCCATCGATAGAGAAAAGTTTGAAAATGATTATAAAGGCAAATGAACCCTAgtgattctgtttttttttttttttttttgggtaaagaaccCTAGTGATTCTGTGTTTATAAAAAGAGGTAGAGAGTGGACTACGTTTAATGCAAAAGCCTAACAATAGAGGAGTTCACTTTGGAAATCGTAATTAGTTCAATGATAAATGAATTCAACTTCTATTTTAGAGGGGTCGGATTTTAAGAAATCTATTGGTGTTCCCTGTTTTTTGTTAATGAGAAGGAGGAGTTGGAGCTCACAGTTACAGGAGGAAATTCATATTTGATGTGTTGGGGTGGGTGGGGAAGAAGCtagaatttgatttgattgactCTCAATCAATAGATTTAAGGATGGGAATTTTTCAAATATCAAGAATTGAGAGGAGGCCCACATAATTGTACTTTTGAGGATAGGTGTGTTGAGGTGTCAAATTCGGCTAATGGTACGTTTTTATATATCTCCTTTAGGCATTAGCAGTTATTATTCCTTCTTCAAATCTTATGGAGTAGAATATCTCAAAGAAAGTAACAATCATTTATCTGTTCAAAGGAAGAGATAGAGTTGAGACATAGTGAGGAGGTgatcaataaaattttaatcataGTGTGGAAGCGACCCATTGAGTTCATGATAAAGAGGGTACTCATTGAGATTTTCCATAGGAAGCGTCAGAATCGAATAATGACGATGATCCTGTTGTTTTTTAGAAACCTGATCTAGTCAGTTTTAAAAAGTTATTTTGCAACAGAGCCATCACATGAAAAGtgtttcaaattatttttgctCTCGCGATGGAATTACTTAACTCTTCCATAGCATCTTTTTCCTAATTGCACAAACTTTACTTTTTATATTTAATGAATTGCATTTTTTGTTCTGCTTGATGTAAGAATATCTCCTCCTTTTTTGTGGTCTGCCCAAAAAAGATTATAGCGATTGTTttccatatatttttatttctttttttccttaatacatacaaaatatctataaaaaaaaatgttatgtgGTAACTATTTCCCATGATATATTGATTCACCATTTATTATATTGTTAAGTAATGATTCTCCtcgattttattgattttaatATTCAACAGTCATTATTAATTCACCCAAATTTACCATTAGTTATATAGTTCATCTAACGGTTCTTCacgatttttttaatcttaatttattaaatgcttgaattaatatcatttatttctaaaaaaattaatataatttatGACTCAtaataccattaaaaaaaaaaagactttatgaatcaattgaattatttaatataagggAAAAAGTAGAATGTGGCACTGTGCCTAGATAAAAGGGGAAGAAATGACCACCTTGCCGATCATAAAAGGGAGAAATCCCACCCCTATTGATACTTCTATATGCAATATTCCCATTGGCCCCCGCAATGCCACAACCACTGCCATAGAGGGGCCACATGCCTTCCAGAGAACACCCTCCTTTTTATGGAAAAGGGCAAAAGATCGAATTAACCTGATTGAATGAaatattcttttatttcaaaTGCTCTTGTATCTAGAGATAGAAGCCACATGATCAAGcaacattcttttttccttaatttaaaTATGAAGTTCCTTCATATTAAATAAAATGCATTTAAATCGTTTGAAACATTTCATTTCTCCACCATCAGACAAATTCTCACATGTCCATTTTGCACAGACAAGTTTGCCAGCGTACATATAggttttctaccaaaaaaaaaaaaaaaaggcacataTATAAGGTGAGCTGGCGATTAGACCACGCCCTCGGCCCAAACCTGACCCATCATAAGATGGGCTTGAAAGTCTAAAGCTACCCCAGCCTACGGGCTGAATAGGCCCCgcccctgatttttcagggtgaGGTCTTAGCAGGATTGGGCTTGGCCGCTTGGTGGCCAAAACTTGCATCCCCTATTTTAAGcaaaagagggggagagaaCATAGATGCACACACCATTCTACATCAAAAGCATTATGTTCAAATTCAGTTCAGGCATCTTCAACTTTTTAAACATATCAGACCGTAAGAGATAATTATACTAACATTCAAAACTTTATCTCAATTTAATGGATCTCTTAAATAGAGATTTCAAGTAAGGACGAGTGCAAAGATCCATCCGAAAAAAGATTGACGAATTATGACTAATAATATAAGAAATAATTACATTCTTGTTATAAATGAATTGGCATTTAACTACACGTTCTAATCTAGTATACCATAAATGATGAAATAATATTTAATTGTGTAGTATATTTAGCTTATTCATATATCTTGAGAGCATCTGAATAATCTGGACATCAATCTTCTGTTCAAGGTTAGCAGTCTACAACTTCTCTAGTACCTTTATGCATGCATAAAGAATTGCATGCAACATAACCACCGGCGGGTGATCAAGACATTATTTAATAAAGTAGCCACATATGTGGCTGATCAGAGACAATAGACTACTTGGTATACTCCCTTTTCCACACCAGCCTTGGTGACATTTATATGGTGCATCAttgattcttttccttttttttctttaacttcAACTTTCAGTTGCACTTCCTATTCTGAAATAACACATTAAAGGCTGTTTTTGGtacccaagagaaaaaaaaaaaaaaaatatatatatatatatatatatatataatcgtGGTTAAACTTTCTTTGGACtactttatccttcttatttATGTAAATACCTTTAATTACAATTATAGTATcacttttctttatctttcttatcttttctaTATTTTGGGTACCCTTCGTTCTTTTTTagaaatat is drawn from Macadamia integrifolia cultivar HAES 741 chromosome 7, SCU_Mint_v3, whole genome shotgun sequence and contains these coding sequences:
- the LOC122084454 gene encoding protein RESTRICTED TEV MOVEMENT 3-like isoform X2 translates to METKNKFITGEMELFSIKGEEVSRTMRDEPPTHFELKIKSFSSLSKSSLERYESGNFEAGGYKWKLCLHPKGNKDKNGEGHISLYLVISDTNSLSRGWEVHALFRLFLLDQLEDKYLSIQDSNGRARRFRASRTQSGFDRLISLKQFNDPSNGYLVNDTCVFGAEVFVHRESVSGKGECLLMTAGPDTCNHTWKIENFSALFAESLFSEVFTAGGHKWRVNLWPKGHGEQKGKSLSLFLELNDYSTLLPGQGVYVEAQLRVLDQVNGKHMEKKMQHWFYDSSKDWGWAMFLSLNSLKNQSMGYLVKGGCIIETHLLFIGAIEKLGQKSE
- the LOC122084454 gene encoding protein RESTRICTED TEV MOVEMENT 3-like isoform X1, with the protein product METKNKFITGEMELFSIKGEEAVSRTMRDEPPTHFELKIKSFSSLSKSSLERYESGNFEAGGYKWKLCLHPKGNKDKNGEGHISLYLVISDTNSLSRGWEVHALFRLFLLDQLEDKYLSIQDSNGRARRFRASRTQSGFDRLISLKQFNDPSNGYLVNDTCVFGAEVFVHRESVSGKGECLLMTAGPDTCNHTWKIENFSALFAESLFSEVFTAGGHKWRVNLWPKGHGEQKGKSLSLFLELNDYSTLLPGQGVYVEAQLRVLDQVNGKHMEKKMQHWFYDSSKDWGWAMFLSLNSLKNQSMGYLVKGGCIIETHLLFIGAIEKLGQKSE